One Mycteria americana isolate JAX WOST 10 ecotype Jacksonville Zoo and Gardens chromosome 21, USCA_MyAme_1.0, whole genome shotgun sequence genomic region harbors:
- the FGR gene encoding tyrosine-protein kinase Fgr isoform X1, whose translation MGCVHCKEKGSGKGQAGGEVGSPPPPASQYDPDPTQPGAIFTRIPDFNNFHGAAVPSAPSFTGPGVFASNTLQMRSGGITGGGVTLFVALYDYEARTEDDLTFQKGEKFHIINNTEGDWWEARSLSSGTTGYIPSNYVAPVDSIQAEEWYFGKIGRKDAERQLLCHGNCRGTFLIRESETTKGAYSLSIRDWDEAKGDHVKHYKIRKLDNGGYYITTRAQFDTVQQLVQHYIERAAGLCCRLAVPCHKGTPKLADLSVKTKDVWEIPRESLQLLKKLGNGQFGEVWMGMWNGTTKVAVKTLKPGTMSPEAFLEEAQIMKRLRHDKLVQLYAVVSEEPIYIVTEFMSQGSLLDFLKDGDGRYLKLPQLVDMAAQIAAGMAYIERMNYIHRDLRAANILVGDNLVCKIADFGLARLIEDNEYTARQGAKFPIKWTAPEAALFGKFTIKSDVWSFGILLTELVTKGRVPYPGMNNREVLEQVERGYRMQCPGNCPPSLHEMMVQCWKREPEERPTFEYLQSFLEDYFTATEPQYQPGDNQ comes from the exons ATGGGCTGTGTGCACTGCAAAGAGAAGGGGTCTGGCAAAGGGCAGGCGGGGGGTGAGgtggggtcccccccaccccccgcctcccAGTACGACCCCGACCCCACGCAGCCGGGTGCCATCTTCACCCGCATCCCCGACTTCAACAACTTCCATGGCGCGGCGGTGCCCTCGGCTCCGTCCTTCACGGGGCCGGGGGTCTTCGCCTCCAACACGCTGCAAATGCGGAGCGGGGGCATCACAG GCGGGGGCGTGACGCTCTTCGTCGCCCTGTACGACTACGAGGCCAGGACAGAGGATGACCTGACCTTCCAGAAAGGGGAGAAATTCCACATCATCAACAACAC GGAGGGTGACTGGTGGGAGGCCAGGTCGCTGAGCTCAGGCACCACGGGCTACATCCCCAGCAACTACGTGGCCCCCGTGGACTCTATCCAGGCAGAAGa gtGGTACTTTGGGAAAATCGGGCGCAAGGATGCGGAGCGGCAGCTCCTGTGCCACGGCAACTGCAGGGGCACCTTCCTCATCCGGGAGAGCGAGACGACGAAAG GTGCCTACTCCCTCTCCATCCGGGACTGGGACGAGGCCAAGGGAGACCACGTGAAGCACTATAAGATTCGGAAACTGGACAACGGGGGCTACTACATCACCACCCGCGCCCAGTTCGACACCGTCCAGCAGCTGGTCCAGCACTATATAG AGCGGGCGGCCGGGCTGTGCTGCCGCCTGGCCGTGCCGTGCCACAAGGGAACGCCCAAGCTGGCCGACCTCTCGGTCAAAACCAAAGACGTGTGGGAGATCCCCCGCGAGTCCCTCCAGCTCCTCAAGAAGCTGGGCAACGGGCAGTTCGGGGAAGTGTGGATGG GCATGTGGAACGGCACCACGAAGGTGGCGGTGAAGACGCTGAAGCCGGGCACCATGTCGCCCGAGGCCTTCCTGGAGGAGGCTCAGATCATGAAGCGGCTGCGGCACGACAAGCTGGTGCAGCTCTACGCCGTGGTGTCGGAGGAGCCCATCTACATCGTCACCGAGTTCATGAGCCAGG GCAGCTTGCTGGATTTCCTAAAGGATGGGGACGGTCGCTACCTGAAGCTGCCCCAGCTGGTGGACATGGCTGCCCAG aTCGCGGCGGGCATGGCCTACATTGAGCGGATGAACTACATCCACCGGGACCTCCGCGCTGCCAACATCCTGGTGGGAGACAACCTGGTGTGCAAGATCGCTGACTTCGGCCTCGCTCGCCTCATCGAGGACAATGAGTACACGGCGCGCCAGG GTGCCAAGTTCCCCATCAAGTGGACGGCCCCGGAGGCCGCGCTGTTTGGGAAGTTCACCATCAAGTCGGATGTCTGGTCCTTTGGCATCCTCCTGACCGAGCTGGTGACCAAAGGCCGGGTGCCCTACCCAG GGATGAACAACcgggaggtgctggagcaggtggagcgGGGCTACCGCATGCAGTGCCCGGGCAACTGCCCCCCGTCCCTGCACGAGATGATGGTGCAGTGCTGGAAGCGGGAGCCCGAGGAGCGCCCCACCTTCGAGTACCTCCAGTCCTTCCTCGAGGACTACTTCACCGCCACCGAGCCCCAGTACCAGCCGGGGGACAACCagtga
- the FGR gene encoding tyrosine-protein kinase Fgr isoform X2, protein MGCVHCKEKGSGKGQAGGEVGSPPPPASQYDPDPTQPGAIFTRIPDFNNFHGAAVPSAPSFTGPGVFASNTLQMRSGGITGGGVTLFVALYDYEARTEDDLTFQKGEKFHIINNTEGDWWEARSLSSGTTGYIPSNYVAPVDSIQAEEWYFGKIGRKDAERQLLCHGNCRGTFLIRESETTKGAYSLSIRDWDEAKGDHVKHYKIRKLDNGGYYITTRAQFDTVQQLVQHYIEFNDGLCHLLTRACPAMKPQTLGLAKDAWEIARESISLDKKLGMGCFGDVWMGMWNGTTKVAVKTLKPGTMSPEAFLEEAQIMKRLRHDKLVQLYAVVSEEPIYIVTEFMSQGSLLDFLKDGDGRYLKLPQLVDMAAQIAAGMAYIERMNYIHRDLRAANILVGDNLVCKIADFGLARLIEDNEYTARQGAKFPIKWTAPEAALFGKFTIKSDVWSFGILLTELVTKGRVPYPGMNNREVLEQVERGYRMQCPGNCPPSLHEMMVQCWKREPEERPTFEYLQSFLEDYFTATEPQYQPGDNQ, encoded by the exons ATGGGCTGTGTGCACTGCAAAGAGAAGGGGTCTGGCAAAGGGCAGGCGGGGGGTGAGgtggggtcccccccaccccccgcctcccAGTACGACCCCGACCCCACGCAGCCGGGTGCCATCTTCACCCGCATCCCCGACTTCAACAACTTCCATGGCGCGGCGGTGCCCTCGGCTCCGTCCTTCACGGGGCCGGGGGTCTTCGCCTCCAACACGCTGCAAATGCGGAGCGGGGGCATCACAG GCGGGGGCGTGACGCTCTTCGTCGCCCTGTACGACTACGAGGCCAGGACAGAGGATGACCTGACCTTCCAGAAAGGGGAGAAATTCCACATCATCAACAACAC GGAGGGTGACTGGTGGGAGGCCAGGTCGCTGAGCTCAGGCACCACGGGCTACATCCCCAGCAACTACGTGGCCCCCGTGGACTCTATCCAGGCAGAAGa gtGGTACTTTGGGAAAATCGGGCGCAAGGATGCGGAGCGGCAGCTCCTGTGCCACGGCAACTGCAGGGGCACCTTCCTCATCCGGGAGAGCGAGACGACGAAAG GTGCCTACTCCCTCTCCATCCGGGACTGGGACGAGGCCAAGGGAGACCACGTGAAGCACTATAAGATTCGGAAACTGGACAACGGGGGCTACTACATCACCACCCGCGCCCAGTTCGACACCGTCCAGCAGCTGGTCCAGCACTATATAG agTTTAACGACGGGTTGTGCCATCTGCTAACCCGTGCGTGCCCCGCTATGAAGCCCCAGACCCTGGGATTAGCTAAGGACGCCTGGGAGATAGCGCGGGAATCCATCAGCCTCGACAAGAAACTCGGCATGGGATGTTTCGGAGACGTGTGGATGG GCATGTGGAACGGCACCACGAAGGTGGCGGTGAAGACGCTGAAGCCGGGCACCATGTCGCCCGAGGCCTTCCTGGAGGAGGCTCAGATCATGAAGCGGCTGCGGCACGACAAGCTGGTGCAGCTCTACGCCGTGGTGTCGGAGGAGCCCATCTACATCGTCACCGAGTTCATGAGCCAGG GCAGCTTGCTGGATTTCCTAAAGGATGGGGACGGTCGCTACCTGAAGCTGCCCCAGCTGGTGGACATGGCTGCCCAG aTCGCGGCGGGCATGGCCTACATTGAGCGGATGAACTACATCCACCGGGACCTCCGCGCTGCCAACATCCTGGTGGGAGACAACCTGGTGTGCAAGATCGCTGACTTCGGCCTCGCTCGCCTCATCGAGGACAATGAGTACACGGCGCGCCAGG GTGCCAAGTTCCCCATCAAGTGGACGGCCCCGGAGGCCGCGCTGTTTGGGAAGTTCACCATCAAGTCGGATGTCTGGTCCTTTGGCATCCTCCTGACCGAGCTGGTGACCAAAGGCCGGGTGCCCTACCCAG GGATGAACAACcgggaggtgctggagcaggtggagcgGGGCTACCGCATGCAGTGCCCGGGCAACTGCCCCCCGTCCCTGCACGAGATGATGGTGCAGTGCTGGAAGCGGGAGCCCGAGGAGCGCCCCACCTTCGAGTACCTCCAGTCCTTCCTCGAGGACTACTTCACCGCCACCGAGCCCCAGTACCAGCCGGGGGACAACCagtga